The Novibacillus thermophilus genome segment TCGTAGCTGTCGTACGGATACTGGCTCGCCAAGGCCCGAATCGCGGTCTCCGACTGGATGGACACAAACTCTTTGTAATCGTCGACGTCAAACATCGCCTTTGCCGTATCCACCACCCGCCACACGACGACTGCCCCGATTTCGATGGGGTTTCCTTTCGCGTCGTTCACTTTTAACTTTCCGCTGTTAAAGTTGCGCACGCGCAAAGACACACGGCTCTTCCACGCGAAGGGATTGGCCCAGAAAAAGCCAGACTCCCGAATGGTCCCTGTATACCTGCCCAAGAAAGTGAGCACGCGGGATTCATTCGGATGGACGATCACGAAACCCGTTACTGTCAAGGCTATCACAACGAAAAGAAAAACACCGAGCGGATTCCCCCACGCAACGAGCAAAATTCCGGCAATGAGGAGGATGACGTCCGCCAACAACATGAGAAAACCGTTCACGCGCCACGCTCGTTTTTCACTGATTGGCCTCACTCGCATTTCCCCTTTTTTTGAATTGTTATCAATATGATATCATAATATTATCACCTCGTCACCTGTTTTATTGGGCGCGGTCTATCGTAATGCAATATACTAGCAAATGGACAAGCTACCTTATGTAGAAAGGTAGCTTGTCCATGTAAACGGTGCAAAAGTTCACAAACGTAAACACGGCGGTAAAGTATTACGATTCTTTGGAATTAAAAAGGGATTTGACCGATTGGATCACATCCGTCAAAAACACCATGGTGAGCAACCCGACAATCGTGAACGCGTAGGACAGTGAATGATCAAAAAGGACTAACCCGAGAAAAACCAATACGATTCCTATGTAGAACCCCGGGTCCGAGAATTGTTCAAACGACCTTTCTTCGTCAATACTAATCTTATCCTGCAACTTTTTATCACTTCTGATGAGATCGTCTATGGTCACGTCAAACATGTCACTCAATCTGATCAAATTGTGTATGTCAGGGTAGCCTTTATGTGCCTCCCACTTGTAAACCGCCTGGCGGGAAACGTTTAACTTCTGGGCCAACTCTTCCTGGGACAGATTGTGTTCTTCCCTCAACTTCTTCAGTTTGCTGCCAAATTCCATGTGATCACCTCCCCACCTAACAGCTTACCCCAATCCCGAAAAATGCGAAACAAACCTATTGTTACACGTGTCAACTAACGGTTTACAAACACGTTTTGGCATTTGGCAGCCAGTGTGTACAGTATGTTTGCAATGCTGGCTAGAGAAGATAATGCTTGCGTTCTAATAGTCTCATTTGCTGCCACCCTCCTCGTAAAGAAACACTTCCTCCACCGTCGTGTTGAATGCTCGCGCAATTCGGATGGCGAGCGGCAGTAACAGGTTCTCATCACTGTTCACAAATGACCTCGCCCGTGACCGCGTCGATAAAGGGGATCGTTTTTTGCGTGTCGCGATGACACAGTTTGTAAACGAGCATGTACGCGTCTTCCCCTTTGTCGTCATCTTTTTGCCAGGTGAGTTTAAAGTCGAGGGCCTGTAAATAGTTTGCTTTCGCCGTTTCCCGCTCCACTTCGGGGGAAGTGGGAACAAGGTCTAACTGGGTCGGATCGATGTCCATTCCGGTAAAATGGTCGACATAACCCGTCGTCCGGTTCACACATATTTGCACATACTGTAAATAAACGGGAACATTGCCTGCGTACAGGCGGAACGTGAACATTTCCCGGCGGCTATCAGTCTCTTCATCACTCCATCGCTTGAGACGTAAGTAGCGGTGTGGTTCGGGAAGGATTTGTTGCAAAAACGACAGGGCTATGTGCAAGCATTCCTCGCGCGTCAACGCCAGATCGCCGTTTCGTTCCGCAAACCACATGAACGAGCACAACCGTCCACTCTTCTTGTCGATCATCGCTTTCACCGTATCCTGTGTACGTCGATCGAAAAAACCTTTCAGCGACCGGTCTTCTGTATCGTCCCGCCACTTTCGGTCACGCCACACGACCCCCAACTGGTCGCCCATGTCCAGTTCACGCACTCTCTCAAGCTGGGATTCATCAACCCCGATCAACTGCTCGATAGAACTGCCGTGGGAAATACCCCCGTCTGGCAACAGTTCAGGCAGTGGTTCAAATGAAACGTATTCGCCTTCTTCGTCTGATCCTCCGCTTAGCGGCTTCCCGTCATCAGCCCTGAACGAGACCACGCGCGGGAGAGGTTCATACACGAGTCGCCATTTCCCGTTACCCCCTCGTATATCTCTTCGTGCAGACAAGCGACTTGCAACCGGAGGTCGAGACTGTCCGCCACGTGTTGCCGCAAGCTCTCTTTGGAAACGAGTTCTGCCGGAACGTCTGGCGCCGGTTTCTCACCGTGATAGGTAAATCCGACAATGTCCCCGCTGTCATTTACTTTCACGTCACAACCGCTGTGCGGAAGCGGCAAGCCCATCACTTTCTGTTCATACGTGAACTGTACGGCCCCTCTTTTCTCATTTGTGTGCGTCAAGTGAAACAACTTGAGCGCCTCGGGATAGTGCTTCGTCATAAATTGCTCAGCGCGTTTCTGACGTTCAGAGAGAGGGAGTAGACGTACAGTTGTATTCTCTTCGCCCTCCCGGTCAACTGTCAGATCGATAAGGTCGCAATTCTTCCCGAGTGTGACCAAAATCCCTTCGCCGGTCTCGGGGTCCGACCAAACAAACATCGCCTCACCTGATTCCGGCTTAGCTTCGTTCTGCATAAAGTCTTCTATTTCAAGGGCATAGTGTTCCGGTACGTCCGCGATGGCACGGGCCTGCTCTTTCAGTTGTTCCAGAGTCACCTTGTGCACCACTCCCGTCATTTTTTGTTTCAATAACACCTTTTCCCCTACAAGGTGAGAAAGCGTTGAAAAACTCTGTCACTCAACTGCGGTAAGTGTTCATGGCCGTACTCATGGTACAACAGCAATTCCTTCTTCGCTTTAATTTTGTTGTAGGCGGCAAACTGCGTCGACGGCGGACAAGCCATGTCGTTCAAAGCCGTGACCCACAACACACTGGCCTCTATTCGCTCAGCTAAGTGCTGAATGTCAATGTAGCCCAGTTTCTGAAAAATCTCGTCTTCCCTTTCGTGATTCGGATCGAACATTTTAAAGTAATAAGAAATCTCTTTGTAAGCCGAGTTGTCTATGTCCAGTTCCCACACCCGCTTGTAATCGGACAAAAACGGGTAGACGGCGACCACCTCTTTGATGCGCGGTTCCAACGCCGCACACGCGACAGCGAGGGCCCCTCCCTGCGAAGCGCCGTACACGCCGACTCGCCCTGGGTCCACCTCTTCCATCGCCATCAAGATTCTCGCTGCTTGCACTGTATCAAGGAAGACGTGGCGGTAGTACAAGCGGTCCGGGTCCGGGTCGTCCACCCCGCGAATAATGTGGCCCCTCACTGTCGTCCCTTTGACGTGAAGATTGTCTTCAGACCGCCCGCCTTGCCCGCGGCAGTCCATGGCCAGTACCGTCACGCCGTGGGCGGCGTAGTTCACTTTGTCGAACCAGTCGCCGCTGTTCACCGTATACCCGTGAAACATGACGATCCCCGGTCCTGTCCCGGACCTCCCCTTTGGCTTCGCCAGCTTACAGTGAACTTTCGCGCCGCCGACACCAGTAAAGTACAGGTGATAGCAGTCTGCCTGATCAGACTGAAATGCCGCCGGCTCGAGTTCATAAGCGAGCGACTGCTGATCCAGTTCCTTTAACCCCCGTTCCCAGTACGCTTCAAAGTCTTCCGGTTTCGGACTTTTCCCCGTATACGCTTTCAGTTCTGACAAAGGCATGTCAAACTGCATCGTCCCACTCTCCCGTTAAAAAATGTTCCATTCGCATTATAACCCGTCTCGCGAACTAAGCAAAAGGCCGGCTGCACAAGCCTTTCGACCGTCCCCTTGAAGTTGCGAAAAGATCCTCTTGGAAGATTCGTGAAACCTTGGAGATGAAGGCTCCCTCTCACCGCGACAGTCATCCGTCTAAACAACGTATAGAACGGCGTGATCTCTCCCATACTATGTGGAAAAGCTTGCTAGTCGTCTGACTGCTTTCGAAAGGTTCGATTCCCATGGGAGACGAGATGCAAAAGCCGAATGCCAGACCATCCCCCGGCTGGACGCCACTCACGGAAACGAAGTGGTTTCAGAGGAGCCGGCTGTTTTTCAGGTGGACGTTTTACGGGCTCGCAGGCTGTGCAGCTTCTGTACTGCTGGGCTTCTTAGTGTTGAAATCGCAGCCGCTGCCGGAGCCCGTACAACCTCTCACCACGCACATCTACAGCGACGACGGCCGTTTGATCGACGAACTGCACAGCGGTGAAAAGCGAGAATACGTGCCGTTGGAAAACATTCCGCCCGCTCTCATTCAGGCGACGATCGCCGTTGAAGACCGCTTTTTTTACGACCACTTCGGCCTGTCACCCCGGGGCATTCTGCGGGCAGCGTGGACGGATTTAAAGGAAATGGCCCTCGTAGAAGGAGCCAGTACGATCACCCAGCAGCTGGCGCGCAATTTGTACTTGAGCCATGACCGGACGTGGGCGCGCAAACTGAAAGAAGCGAAGTACGCGCTCCAACTGGAAATTCACTACGACAAAGATACCCTTTTGGAAATGTACTTAAATGAAGTTTACTTCGGGCACCAAGCTTACGGCGTGGGGCAGGCGGCGAAGATGTTTTTCGGAAAAAAACCAGAAGACCTGACCGTTGCCGAGTGCGCCCTCCTCGCGGGCATCCCGAAGGGAGCGGGAACGTACTCCCCTTACATACACCCCGACAACGCCAAGGAGCGACAGCTCGTCGTACTGAAGGCAATGGAAAGGGAAGGTTATTTAACACGCGATGAAGTGAACGAAATCGCACGCCAACCGCTGTCGTACAAACCGCCGCAGACGACGGAAACGCAAGCCCCGTATTTTCGCGACTACATTAAGTCTTTGGCCGTCCACCGTTACGGACTGAATCAAGACCAAATCGAAAACGGCGGCCTCCACATCTACACGACCCTCGACCTGGACTTGCAACAACAAGCGGAACGAGCGATACAGCAACACATTGACACCGATTCGGAATTGCAAGCTGCGCTCATCGCCGTTGACTCCAAAACAGGGGCCATTAAAGCGATGGTGGGCGGAACGGATTACGAGAAGACCCAGTACAACCGCACGCTGGCCAAACGGCAGCCCGGCTCGGCGTTTAAACCTTTTTTGTACTTGTCCGCGCTGGAAGACGGGTTTACACCGGCCACGATGATGAAGAGCGAGCCGACGACGTTTACATACGGCGACGATGAAGTCTACAAACCGCAAAACTACCACGGCCAGTACGCCTATAGGCCGATTACGATGCGGGAAGCCCTCGTGCGGTCCGACAACGTGTACGCCGTGAAGACACACTTCAAACTCGGTTTGCAGCCGTTAGTGGAAACGGCTGAACAGCTCGGCATCAAAGAAAACCTTTCACCCCACCCTTCCCTCGCCCTCGGCTCCATCCCCGTCTCCCCCCTGGAGATGACTGAAGCGTACACGACCATCGCCCGGCAAGGGGAGCACGTCGGGTTGACGGCGATTAAACGCATTGAGGACAGCAGGGGGAACGTACTGGCAGAGGCGGATATAACCTCCGAGCGCGTCGCCTCGCCCGCCTATACGTTTGTCCTCACCCACATGATGCAAGGGGTGTTTGACGACGAGGGGGGCACGGGGAACATCGTGCGCCAACTCGTAAAGCGCCCGGTCGCGGGCAAAACCGGTACGACCGACTGGGACAGCTGGATGATCGGTTTCGACACGGACCTCGTGACGACCGTCTGGGTCGGTTACGACCAGAACGAGAAACTTTCTTACACCGATGCGCGCGCTGCGAAGTGGGTGTGGGGCTCGTTCATGCAACGCGTGACCCGGGGAAAAGCGAACCGGGTTTTTGAAGTGCCGGAAGGTGTCACCCCCGCTTACATCGATCCGGCCAGCGGACGCCTGGCCACCGAAAATTGTCCAAATTACTACTTGGAGTACTTCGTCACGGGAACACAACCGACTGAAACGTGTGACGTCCACGGAGGAAGCCGACCGGCAAAACCGGTCCCCGTGGAAAGGAAGGAAGTCCCGGAACGCTCCTGGTTCGACCGCTTAAAGGATTGGTGGCAGCATTAACAGTCATCGCTGCCGCCGATGTTCCCCGAACCGTCGGCCCACACCTCATCGTTGTACAGCGTAATCAGGCCGGCCTCGTTCAATTCGCTGAGCACTTCGAACAAACTGTCCCGCTTGTGCGAGGGTAAGCTGCGTACAAAGGCGTTAATCTCTTCAGGCGGGCAGTTGCTCCGAAAGTGAACGCCGCCGTGACGGGCAAAGTGTTCGTGTTGCACAGGAATCACCTCAATCTCATATTGGATTCATTTGTACTGTACCCAACCCTCTAGCGGTTATGAATGCAGACAACCCAGAGGGCAGGTGCTGATGCACCTGCCCTCTGGGCGTCCTAGTATATGTGGTTATACCATTCAATTTTACCTAGGGCCGTATCACGCGACAAGCGGTTTGTTTCCTTTTTCACAAAGCGTTCACGTTTCACTTTCCAATGCCGCTTTTGTCTCTTCGGGCGTATTGTTCCACATCTCCTGGCTGTGGTCGATTAACAACTGTTTAAGCGCCCTTTTCGCCCGGTTGTCTAAAAACTTTATTTTTACTTTGCGCTTCATAGCGGCGTCCATCTGGTTCACGTGTTCGGCCATGTTTTTAAACCCGCGGCGCGCTTTCCGGTCGATCTGTACCGTGCAGTCGCCCAATCCAGCGTAAAACGGTCCGTTCGGTCCGCGGTCGACGGCCACCCACACGATGTAGTACGTTTTTGGGTTCGGCAGTTCCGCCTCCATTTGGCTCGGGTCATCGATAAACTTAATGCCCCGCTCTGCTTTGCTCTTTCCGTGTATAGCGCCCAGGTCGATCGTCGCTTCGTCGCCATCTATCAGTACGGCGGAAATGTTGTTCAAATTTAACGTTCCGGTCACGTAACCGCCGTGTGTCGTCGAATCGGCACCGAGAATTTGAAATCCACCGCCTAAATCTTTCTTCCTCGGCATTGCCTTTGCCTCCTTAAGTCAGCCTGAAGTAATGACACTACGATCATTTTACCCCCTTCGTCGTCCACATGCAAAAGAATGTACGACGGTTTAACGCCACCCCTTGCATATCGATAAAAAAACGAATATTATTAGCTGTGTTGCTGTTATTTATTCGTTTTTATGTCGTAGGAGGACGGTTCTATGGAGAAATTCTTTCAGTTTCATCAACATAATACGAATCTCCGAACTGAAACCCTTGCCGGAGCGACGACCTTTTTGACGATGGTGTACATCGTCGTCGTCAATCCTGCCATCCTGTCGGAAACAGGGATGGACTTCGGCGCCGTTTTTGTGGCGACGGTGTTAGCCGCCTCGCTCAGCACGCTCATCATGGGCGTGTTCGCCAACTATCCTATCGCCATCGCGCCGGGAATGGGGCTGAACGCTTATTTCGCCTACAGTGTTGTGGGACAAAACGGTGTCGGATGGGAAACGGCGATGGGGGCGGTACTCGTCGCGGGACTGTTGTTCTTGCTGCTCACCCTTACGACGTTGCGCGAAAGTTTGATTAAGGCGATTCCCACCAGTCTCAAAAACGGCATAACGGCCGGGATCGGACTGTTTATCGCGTTTATCGGTTTGAAATCAGCCGGTATCATCGTCGACGACGAGGTCAACCTCGTCGGATTGGGCGACTTGCACGCTCCAGTGACTATCCTCAGTTTGGCCGGGTTGCTCTTCACCCTGGTACTCATGACGTTGCGCGTACCGGGAGCGCTCTTTTTCGGCATGGTGTGCACGGGGGTCGTCGGTTGGCTATCGGGAATGCTCCACATCGAGGGACCGTGGGTGGCAGCACCTCCGAGCCTCGCCCCAACGTTCGGTGAAGCCGTCGTTGCGCTTCCTGACGTGTTCAGTCAAGGATTGTACGCCGTCATATTCGCCTTCCTGCTCGTGACGTTGTTCGACACAACAGGGACGATGATCGGTGTCGCCGAACAAGCGGGACTCATGAAGAACGGTGTTTTCCCGCGGATGAAACCGGCACTGTTCGCCGACGCCCTCGGGATGACGACCGGGGCTGTCATGGGGACGACTCCAACGAGCGCCTACATTGAATCGTCTGCCGGTGTGGCAACCGGCGGACGCACCGGCTTTACGGCTGTAGTCGTCGGTGTCTTGCTCCTCGGGACACTGTTTTTCGCACCGGTCGTCAGTGCCATCGCCGCCCTTCCGGCCATTACTGCGCCGACACTGATCATCGTCGGCTGCTTTATGATGGGCGGTCTGGCCAAAGTGGAGTGGAATGACTTTGACGAGGCGTTCCCCGCCTTTATCGTCATGTTGAGCATGCCCCTGACGTCGAGCATCGCCACCGGGATCGCCCTCGGTTTCATCACGTACCCGCTGTTGAAAATCGTCCGCGGCAATTTCCGCGACGTCCATCCGCTCCTGTACGTGTTCATGTTGTTGTTCACGTTACAGCTGGCGTTTCTACCAGAATAGCGGGCTCACAACAGCGGGGAGAACAGGCGGGCGCTTGATTCCTTCAGTTTTTGCCGCAGGGGCCGGCCGTACACGTCCCCGAGAGTGACGCGGCGGCTGTCCTTGAGGTCTTGCTGAAAATCCTCCTCTAACCGCTTCACGATCCCCTCATCATATATGAGGGCGTTCACCTCAAAGTTGTAATAAAAACTGCGGATGTCCATATTGGCAGTTCCCAGCGAGGCGACGACCCCATCCACGATCAAAATTTTGGCGTGGATAAACCCCTTTTCGTACAAATAGACGTTCACACCGGCTTCCAGCAGTTCTTGCACGTACGACATCGTAGCCCAGAACACGATCTTGTGATCAGGGCGGGAAGGAAGAATCAGTTTGACGTCCACACCACTTAAAGCCGCTGTCTTGATTGCCATCAGCATGCTGTCGTCAGGGATGAAGTACGGCGATGTGATGTGTACTGACTGGGTCGCGGACGTGACAGCGGTAAAATACGCTTGCATGATCGCCTCCCATTCGGAGTCCGGTCCGCTGGCGGCAATTTGTACAAATTGTTTTTCACGCACATTGTGCGCCGGAAAGTAGATTTCCTCCTGCAGCCGGTAGTGGGACTCCCCCTTCACAAAATCCCAATCCATCAAAAAGATCGCCTGTAACAAGGCCACTGCGTCTCCCCGCACCTCCAGATGGGTATCCCGCCAAAAACCCATCCGCGGGTCTTTCCCCAAGTATTCATCCCCGATGTTGAGGCCGCCCATAAAGGCGACCTTTCCGTCAACGACGACAATTTTTCGGTGATTGCGGTAGTTCAGTTTACTTGTAATGACCGGAAACGCAACAGGTAAAAACGGATAAATTTCCACACCGGCCTCTCTCAACTCGTCGATGTAGGAGCGGCGCAAGTCCATGCTGCCCACTCCGTCGTAGATGATCCGCACTTCTACACCGGCACGGGCCTTTTCAATCAAAACGCGCTGAATGTCCCGCCCAATTTGGTCGTCGCGCCAGATGTAGTACTGCATGTGGATGTGGTGCGTCGCTTCGTTCAACGCCTGAATGATAGCGCGAAACGTCTCCACACCGTTCGTCAAAATGTGAATCCGGTTGTGCACAGTAAACGGCGACCGTGAATTGCGCAGCACGAGATTTACCAGGCGGCGCCGGTTGACATCCTCCGCTAAGATGGGTTCCGATTCCCGGACTCCCAACTGCTTCTCCGCGACTTGCTGCAGCCCTCCGAAGTCAGCCAGCTCCTTCCGGCGGAACCGCTTCTTCTTGCGGATATTTTGTCCAAACACGAGGTAAAAGAAAAAGCCGACGATGGGAAGGAAAGTCAAGACAATGAGCCAAGCCAGCGTCTTGGACGGATTGCGGTTCTCCAACACAATGACCACAGCGATAAAACCGAAAAATATAAACGCGATACCCGAAGCGAAGATCCCCACCAATCCACAGCATTCCGCCTCACATTCTGCGACTTATCGTGTACCTAGCACCCATCGGTGTATAGCCGTGGCCACACCGTCTTCCTCATTCGTCACGGTCACCCAGTCGGCCGCTTCTCTGACCCGTTCCTGGGCGTTGCCCATCGCCACTCCGATGCCGGCAGACCGGATCATGGCCACGTCGTTCAAACTGTCCCCAACTGCGAGAACGTCGTCCATGGAGAAGTTTAACTGGCGGCACACCGTTTCCAGTGCAGCCGCTTTGCTGACCCCTTTAGCATTCACCTCGATATTCGTCGGGGTCGAGTTGCTCACCTCAAGCTCGCCGGTTTCCACAAGCTTCTTCCAAATGGTGTTGCGGACGTCATCCTTTTCAGTATCGAAGCCGAACTTTAGCCATTTGTGGTCGTGGACACTGCCCGGGATGGCGCCTCCATCCCAAACCCGCTCAGCCGTCGCTCCCCAGACGCGAGTCCTGTACTGTTCCCCCATGCGGTACATCCACTCCACCAACTCCGAAGACAACGCGCGCCTGTGCCACAACTTCCCTGACGCATCCCACACTTCCGCCCCGTTACTCGTCACCAGATAGGACGTCAAACGAAGTGAACGGGCGTACTCCCGTGTGCTGGCTATAAACCGTCCGGTGCTCAGTACAACGTGAACCCCTTTTTGTTGTGCCAGGTGAATAGCTTCCCGGTTAGCCCGCGAGACCTCCAAGTCTCTGTTCAGCAACGTGCCGTCCATATCCAATGCAATCAGTTTGATGGACTTCATTCCGCAAGTCTCCTCCGTTTTTCTCCTTTAACCCTACATCTTATCACACAAAGACGCAAAAACTAAGGGCAGAACACTGCAGGTGAAGGGAGATGATGCCAGTGTCTAAAAAACACCGCCAGGCTAACAAACGCGGGGAACAGCTGACGCCGGAAGAATGGTCAGCAGAACAGCTCGAACACAAGCAGGAGAACGACGGGCGGGAAAAAGAGCCGATCGAGAACCGCAGGACGGACGGACCGAATATTCCGTCGACTTAATGTTAAAAGCGTTATACACGACTGCCATCCAAAAAAACCGCGCGAAGGTCCTTTCCTCCGTGGAAGAGGTGCCTTTCGCGCGGTTTCTCGGTTAACGATCCCCTTTGGGAGGTTGTTTCGCTTCTTCTCCATCCCTCCCTTCAAAGCGCAAACCCCAGCCTGTTAAAGCGGCCAACAGCATCACGATGACGAGAAACCACCCTTGAAAGACGAACGGGAAGACAGAGGTCGGCTGTACAACGGGCAGCCACTCGTAGCGCTCTTGCAATCCGACCATCGTGCCTAATCCGAGCAACACTGGAGCACCCCAAGGAAAAATGTAACCGAGCGCCGATGTCATCGCATCCAGCATATTCGCCCGCCGGTAACGGTGTATGCTGTACTTTTCACCAATTTCCTTTACAAAGGGAGCAGCCGCAATTTCAGCCGCCGTATTGATCGTAATAGCACTGTTCAGCAGGGCGACTATGCCCCAAATGGCCAATTCTGCCCTGCGGACGATGCCGTTGATCCATCTCATCAAGGCGCGCGTCATGACTTCCATCGTTCCGCCTAAGCGGAGTAAATGGGATGCCGCAACAATGAGCAAAATGAGAATGGCCATGTTCACGTACCCAGCTATTCCGTCAACTAAAGCCCCTTCCACATAGACGTCCGACTCCGGGTTGAAACGGATAATGTCGCCCATCGTCCCCAAATTCAAACCGATGACAATGGGAATGGAAGACACAATGCCCCACGTCAAGGAAGTAATCAGATGTTGTCCGGAGAGGGCGAGGACAATGACGAGGATAAACGGTATGAGCAACACAAGTCCTGCAGGACTCGTGGACTCTTGCATCGCCTGCAGCGCAGTTGTATCCGTTATTTCTGTCTCGCCGCCTCCGCCAAATACGGCAAAGAGGATGAGAGCCGGTACCGCTGCAGCAATGGAGTATTTAAAGCGCGAACGCACGACTCCCGGCACATCGGCATCCTGCGTCGTCGCCGACACGATCGTCGTGTCCGAAACAGGTGCCAGATTGTCTCCAAACACTGCCCCTGCCAAAATGGCGGCAAAGAGCATCGTCGGATCGGCACCCGTGGCCACGCCTGCCGGGTACATGAGCGTGCAAAACGCGACCGTCGTCCCGTACCCGGTGCCTACAGCGGTAGAAAAGACAGAAGCCAACACAAACGTCGTCGCTACAAACAGCGAGCCGGTGACACCCGACGCTTGCCCCAACCAGACGAGCCCTTCGACCAATCCCCCCGCCTGCAACACCTGGGCAAACATCCCGGCCCAGAACCACGCCACCATGGCGATGACCCCGACCGGCTGTGCCAACCCATCAAACAACCCCTGGGCGTAATCCTCCCATTTACTTTTACAGAAGAACAAGCCCACAGCCAGGCCGATCACCGCACCCAGAACGAGCCCGATTTCAGAAGACACCCCGAGCACGCTCGTCGTCACGGCCCAAATGACGAAAATCAGCAACGGCACCGCCGCACCGAAGGCACCAAAGCGAAACTCCAATTTCTGTATGCGCTTACCTCCTGCTGCGCGTGAAAAGACTTCTTTCTGGCCGCTTAACTCCATGGCGATAAAACCCTCCTCTTTTTTTATCCTTCCACAGTGTAGCACAAGTGTCCAGACCCTTGCTATTTCCCGACTGTTAAGGTATTTTTTTAACACGCTTACACGTTTGGAATGTATATGCAACGGAAGGTGACGACATCATGGGGACTATTTTAATTGCAGATCGGGACCAGACTGAACGCTTCGGCATACGTTGGTTCATCCAGTCTAACCGCATACATTTTGACCGTGTCAGCGAAGCCGGAAACCTGAAAGACGCTGTGGAGTACATCAAAATGTACAAACCAGACGTCGTCTGCATCGAGTTGGAGATGGTGCCTCCCCAGCACATGCGCGACATTGCGCTGTTGCTGCGCCAATACGCTCGCTGGACTATATGCTTGACAGCCGAACCGGTCTATGAACGGGCCCTGCAAGCGATCGATTTTCACGGCAGGAGCTTATTAGTGAAACCGTTGTCGCCAGAACAACTGAAGCGGTCACTGTTGCAGGCGTCACGACAGTATTCGCGGAAATCCCAAACAGACACCATCCTACCCGCGCCGGACATTGTGCACTCCCACTTTTTCATTCCGCACCCGCTGTACGAACGGAATTACAGTTTGATCGTGTTGCGTCCGGAAGAAACCCGTCACCTTTCAACGCTGTACAACTGGATAGAACAGTACGCTTTCCCCCACCTTGTGAAACACTTCGCTTTGCAACACGACGTCGTGTGCGTCCTTAAAATCCCTAAGGAACAAGAAAAGGCGGTCCTCCAACAGGAAGGGCAGCGCATACTGGAGCGGTGGGTCAGCGATCACCCGCACTGTCGATTGAGTCTCGCCGTCCACCCCTCTTCAGTCCCCGCCGCCAGTATCCACGACATGTACACAAGAACAGCGGACATGTTTAAACTGAGTTTTTTCAAAGGGCTGCAACAGCTTTTTTGGGTGGACGAAAACGTGATATTTAATCCTGTGGACCCATTCCTGACTCCCGAAGAACAGCGGGAATGGATGACCATGCTAGATGACGGAGACAAACATGCCGTCAAAGAGTGGCTGTACCGCCGATTCACTAGTTTTCAAAACCCGTACCCCGAT includes the following:
- a CDS encoding SPFH domain-containing protein produces the protein MSEKRAWRVNGFLMLLADVILLIAGILLVAWGNPLGVFLFVVIALTVTGFVIVHPNESRVLTFLGRYTGTIRESGFFWANPFAWKSRVSLRVRNFNSGKLKVNDAKGNPIEIGAVVVWRVVDTAKAMFDVDDYKEFVSIQSETAIRALASQYPYDSYEEDVASLRGIPDEVADALKRQVQERLQVAGVEVMEARISHLAYAQEIAQAMLRRQQAEAVIAAREKIVEGAVSMVEMAITHFEQQHLVKLDDERRASMVNNLMVALVAEGDAQPVINTGTLYS
- a CDS encoding helix-turn-helix domain-containing protein; this translates as MEFGSKLKKLREEHNLSQEELAQKLNVSRQAVYKWEAHKGYPDIHNLIRLSDMFDVTIDDLIRSDKKLQDKISIDEERSFEQFSDPGFYIGIVLVFLGLVLFDHSLSYAFTIVGLLTMVFLTDVIQSVKSLFNSKES
- a CDS encoding YcdB/YcdC domain-containing protein, with the protein product MVSFRADDGKPLSGGSDEEGEYVSFEPLPELLPDGGISHGSSIEQLIGVDESQLERVRELDMGDQLGVVWRDRKWRDDTEDRSLKGFFDRRTQDTVKAMIDKKSGRLCSFMWFAERNGDLALTREECLHIALSFLQQILPEPHRYLRLKRWSDEETDSRREMFTFRLYAGNVPVYLQYVQICVNRTTGYVDHFTGMDIDPTQLDLVPTSPEVERETAKANYLQALDFKLTWQKDDDKGEDAYMLVYKLCHRDTQKTIPFIDAVTGEVICEQ
- a CDS encoding YcdB/YcdC domain-containing protein, producing MKQKMTGVVHKVTLEQLKEQARAIADVPEHYALEIEDFMQNEAKPESGEAMFVWSDPETGEGILVTLGKNCDLIDLTVDREGEENTTVRLLPLSERQKRAEQFMTKHYPEALKLFHLTHTNEKRGAVQFTYEQKVMGLPLPHSGCDVKVNDSGDIVGFTYHGEKPAPDVPAELVSKESLRQHVADSLDLRLQVACLHEEIYEGVTGNGDSCMNLSRAWSRSGLMTGSR
- a CDS encoding acetylxylan esterase — translated: MQFDMPLSELKAYTGKSPKPEDFEAYWERGLKELDQQSLAYELEPAAFQSDQADCYHLYFTGVGGAKVHCKLAKPKGRSGTGPGIVMFHGYTVNSGDWFDKVNYAAHGVTVLAMDCRGQGGRSEDNLHVKGTTVRGHIIRGVDDPDPDRLYYRHVFLDTVQAARILMAMEEVDPGRVGVYGASQGGALAVACAALEPRIKEVVAVYPFLSDYKRVWELDIDNSAYKEISYYFKMFDPNHEREDEIFQKLGYIDIQHLAERIEASVLWVTALNDMACPPSTQFAAYNKIKAKKELLLYHEYGHEHLPQLSDRVFQRFLTL
- a CDS encoding transglycosylase domain-containing protein codes for the protein MGDEMQKPNARPSPGWTPLTETKWFQRSRLFFRWTFYGLAGCAASVLLGFLVLKSQPLPEPVQPLTTHIYSDDGRLIDELHSGEKREYVPLENIPPALIQATIAVEDRFFYDHFGLSPRGILRAAWTDLKEMALVEGASTITQQLARNLYLSHDRTWARKLKEAKYALQLEIHYDKDTLLEMYLNEVYFGHQAYGVGQAAKMFFGKKPEDLTVAECALLAGIPKGAGTYSPYIHPDNAKERQLVVLKAMEREGYLTRDEVNEIARQPLSYKPPQTTETQAPYFRDYIKSLAVHRYGLNQDQIENGGLHIYTTLDLDLQQQAERAIQQHIDTDSELQAALIAVDSKTGAIKAMVGGTDYEKTQYNRTLAKRQPGSAFKPFLYLSALEDGFTPATMMKSEPTTFTYGDDEVYKPQNYHGQYAYRPITMREALVRSDNVYAVKTHFKLGLQPLVETAEQLGIKENLSPHPSLALGSIPVSPLEMTEAYTTIARQGEHVGLTAIKRIEDSRGNVLAEADITSERVASPAYTFVLTHMMQGVFDDEGGTGNIVRQLVKRPVAGKTGTTDWDSWMIGFDTDLVTTVWVGYDQNEKLSYTDARAAKWVWGSFMQRVTRGKANRVFEVPEGVTPAYIDPASGRLATENCPNYYLEYFVTGTQPTETCDVHGGSRPAKPVPVERKEVPERSWFDRLKDWWQH